The stretch of DNA GCACATCCTATAGTGGTGGACACTAAACTCTCTGGAATTGAGAACTATCATGAATGGAAAAGGCAAATGGAATTCAACATCTGCACCAGGAGAAAACTTCGAATGCTCACTGGTTTGGTGAAGAAACCCACCAACAATTCCTTAAGGGAAGCTGCCTGGGATACCTGCAACAGCCTTCTGATATCCTGGATCCTGCATAATGTGGAACCACAGATCAAGAGATCTGTGATGTATTCTGAAACTGCAAAGGATATATGGGATTACCTGCAAAGGCAGTTCTCTGTGAGCAATGGAGCTAGGAAATTTAGATTAAACAAGGATCTGGATGATCTGGAGCAAGGAGAGAAGACTATCTGTGAGTATTTCACAGAGCTCAGAATCCTCTAGCAGAACATACAGCTGATGAATGATTGGCCTCCTCTGAGTGAAATGACCCCTGAgataggtgtaacacccccatattccgaggagccttaactaggccttccttagcatataagggcgttaccatctcggttgcccgaggtaagtaatcatcaaaagtcgataaaagaacaattatagttatattacaagcgttacaaccaacttaacaaaataaagatacaactcgtcagctacacactatctctatcagaactcgtgaggactcatccccgccaggactccagctatcaacgacatcaacacctgctaagactgactgctcaccataagggatcacagtAGACACAtagacaaacaagacaaccaaacaaggtcagtaactgagataagacataacgaaaccaacaacaattaccaacacaacacaaacacaaccaatcacacacaatcacacccactccaatcaatctccgtcaccgactgtccactggaccagccctgccagtgggggaccgcaaccgtacccaccaaatccccgctcatcataccgagcgataaccatgtcccattaatgttcgcatcccctcccgtggcgggttccacggagggcgaaactagggcgtgaagccactcccgcaagtgactccacttagccgaggacgcacctcgagaaccagagacaaacaatcacggACAACTGCAACACAACATCAACacaacaaactgtatacaccaaccgaatactgtatatacgctgccacacaaacacaactacaacacgacaaccacgacacaacaaccgacacactagaccatccacagagactgagtaggcgaacctatctTTTAGCAATTGCAACCATTCCATGCCAACACACgcaatatccagcaatcaagcaacacctatatacacaacacaaccatctatcactaccaagcaaccCTAACTGCAAGGACAAGGATACgggtgatgatgacgacatacctacaagaggaaacctggcaaaagaccgctacccgactcaagttatgctctcctaaggcacaagaaccttcaaaggcttccatggaggttatatggtgaagggaggggaaagaggcgacctaaggatctgaagaaatgaggcggaaatggtttgtggatttaacaaaacacgattataaaccctcgctgaaaacacgttactcgatcgagtggcccacctactcgatcgagtgtcccctactcgatcgagtatccaagctactcgatcgagtagcctctactctatcgagtaccactcttaacccACAACACAAggtaactttggtacgcacttctaaggactatcaCTGCTTCCAATattggtcaacgggtctctaaaagggcgagTATTACAATAGGGGCTTTCCTTGATGCTCAGCATAAAGAGCAGGAAGAAAAGAAGCTCTTTCAGTTCCTCAGTGGCCTGAATCCTTCCTATACCACCATGAGAAGCAATGTCTTCATGATGACTCCTCTCCCAACTACTGAGGAGGCAGCTGCAATCTTTCAACAGAAAGAAGCACAAAGGAGAATTACAAGACCAATGTGAAAGTTAAAGCTGAGAATGCTGCTTTCTTTGCTGATCAGACTCCACCTGACACCAGACAAACTTGCCCTGCTTGCAAAAAGAAAGGACATGTCAGAGAGAAGTGTTGGAGAGTGGTTGGTTATCCAGCAGGTCATCGTATGGCCAAGTATTTCCCAGCAAAACCTGAAGGTGCTAATTTCCAGAGCACCTATGATAGTGCTGGAACTAGTTTTAAGGGACACAAAACTGGGGCAAGCAAGGGCAGATTCCAGAAATATCCCAACAAAGGGAGAATGGCAGCCAATGCTATGACTGGTGAAGGGAGTGCTGAGATGGCAGGTGCCATTACTCTAACCACTGAACAGTTTGAGCAACTAATGAGTAACCAAAAAGGGAAAGGTATGAGCACTTATCCTGAAACTGAGGATAAAATGGAGGCCAACTTTGCAGGTATGGCACTCATCTCATGCAACAATGTCAATGTTAGCTCCTATGAGTGGATAATTGACTCAGGAGCTTATGATCACATGATATCAGATTTAAGACTCTTAGAAAACTGCAAAGAGTTAAAAGAAAAACCCAAAATTAGCCTACCAAATGGTGGTGCCTCACATGTTTCTCACACTGGTTCCTTTCAACTGAAAAATGGAATGAAACTAAATAAAGTTTTATATGTTCCCACATTCAAACATAACTTGTTATCTCTGCAAAAACTAATAAAGGATGAACACTGTATTGTCTTGTTTTATGAACATGTATGTGCCATACATGACTCTCATACCAAGAAGATTAGGGCTCTGGGCAAAGAAGACAAGGGCatctattatctagttaataGTGCTATTTCACCCCAAACTAGTCTAGCAAGTgtttctgttgggaaatgtgacTCTGAACTTTGTAATATTAACTCTTATTTTGTTTCTAGTACTGGTATGAATGAAACTGAAGGCATCATTTTCAATTCCTCTGATGCTTCTCATGACTTGTGTAAGGACTTGCCAATTATTAACGAAAAGGATGGTGACATTTGGCATTTATGGTTGGGCCATACTAGCAATCACAAACTAAAACACATACCTTGCATGACTTCTTCTCTTCACCAGAATAATCACAGGGTGTGTATCACTTGTTCTATGGCCAAGCAAACCAAGCTGCCTTATCCTATCAAAATGAGCAAAGCTTTTCATATTTTTGATCTGGTCTATGTTGATGTTTGGGGGCCCTACAGAAAGGAAACCAGACACAAACACAAATAGTTCTTAACTCTGGTAGATGACAACTCCAGGGCCACTTGGGTTTACTTAATGAAACACAAGTCTGAAGTGCCTCAACTCCTGACTCAATTCTATCACTTTGTCCATAATCAATTTGAGAAAGTATCAAGATCTTAAGGTCTGATAATGCTCTGGAACTTACTGAGGGAGAGACTAAAAGGTTCATGTTGTCTAAAGGGATATGGCAACAAACAAGCTGTGTGGACAGATGTCAACAAAATGGAGTGGTTGAAAGAAAGTATAGGCATTTGTTGGAAATTAGAAGGGCTCTTAGATTTAGTTCTGGCCTGCCTCTCTCTTTTTAGGGAGATTGTGTGCTCACTGCAGCCTTCATCATCAATAGACTACCCACATAATTACTCCACAATAAAACACCATATGAGATACTCTTTCAAAGAGCACCTGATTATCAAAGTCTGAAAGTCTTTGGATGTTTGGCTATGGTCTATAATCCCAGCAGGGACAAAGATAAATTTCAGCCAAGGGGTATTCCCTGCATCTTCCTTGGGTACCCCCTTTCTCAGAAGGGTTACAGAGTTTATGACATAGTCaagaaacatgtttttgtatCCAGAGATGTCAAGTTCTATGAGAAGGTGTTTCCTTGCAAAATAAAGAGGTTTGGTGCTTACCTACACTCACTGCAACCTGAATTGTCTTCTCCTGTCAACAATGACATTTTTGTACCTCATGATGATCCACTCCACTCTTCTAACCCATATGCTGAGCCAAACATTGGTTCTGCTTTTGAAGACCTACATGACTCTGTCACAAGAGAGACTTCCACAGCTCCCACCAGACCCCCAAGGACCAGAAGAGCTCCAGCATGGGCCCAGGACTTTGTTGTTGACAATCTTGTCATGGCACCTATCCCCATAGCCAATGTGGCCCAATTTTACCTCACAACAGAGGACGCTACAGTTTTTACTGGTCATGCTGTGGTGaccacactactacagatacaggctataacaatgggtaaaaaccgttgtaaaaacaaaaagcggacgttgttaaagcggccgttgtaaaatgtatttacaacggttagattatttacttaaaccgttgtcgaaagtattcaccacggttaaaagccgttgttgttgcgtgtaagccgttgtggaaagtgtttcaaaaatttggtgggaataatataacaacggttgtcatatgtataaccgttgttgtaactttccctccaaaattgtgaatacttttaacaacgggtatatgctacatacccgtgttgcaatttgtagtaacaacggtcctttgtttaaaacccgttgttgtaactttccctccaaaattgtgaagacttttaacaacggttcttcgtttaaaacctgttgctgaatattatgcgcggtatttgtgaaaggtattcacaacgggttttttttagtaatcgttgtgaaaggtattcacaacggttttttttagtaaccttttttattacgaactcctaatgtttttaaaaataaaatttgtttCATACCATTCAAAAACTCGCATATATCAAgcacaccatataccaaagacaaagataaatcacaaatggGTTCATCGAattcaatagattcaattcaaccacaacatcaacattatatatatatatatatatatatatatatatatatatatatatatatatatatatatatatatatatatatatatatatatatatatatatatatatatatatatacttacaaggagttaaatttacatgaactaatcattccctaacttcaacaaaaaatttactaataagtgatCTAAGCtccgagtatcatgcatttctattttctaagacgtatttgcccaacatgtcccttacctcgtctatatctaaacTTTTGTACAGCTGaatctcttgtgacgggttgattacatactgcggaaaaaacaaagacaatacattattgtaacaatgcaacatcaaatactttgcatagcaacatcatggtatagcaaaGAAGCAAGACAACGTCgactctaatttaaaaaaagtaataaacacattattaaattactaaccttttctagaataaggatatatcttcgcctaataatctccaacatgaaccgacaaacgtagtatccacattgtatgctatccggtgGCGAGGGCCcgttattacataaaaacaaacagattTAGAGAAGGCTCACAttagaatcttgaactttaggtattgtattagtattaaacacagatttttgtacttaatgtattgtatttgagcacgtacccctgttatcgtaataaaattagggccatcatcagaatctttcgtgggttgatcctgctcgttagctcttctcttctcaaacgcccctttttttttaaaaaaaaaaaaaggtggcagaaactcatttttttaggagcaaaaatgagctttttgctataaataaaaattgaaacttaatgttattattgttccgggtgtaatttcggagcaggatttatgaccacttaagcttgtagaatgacgtcttttgcttgtctcttcctttcgctctctcctgtaaagatgaacaaactgagggctcggcttggtaccgagcgtactcactccgacgctcaagtcagtaaacttaaagggataagttgtgtgttaacttggcaaagtatattatagagagataagggagtttataccagattatttgGTTAGttttgggatccttttctcaatgagagaagtggagtatttatagactttcaccttttgtcacgtagtggccaagtggccaagtggctagcaggtggaaagactatcttaccctcggctgagggacccatgccgggccggcaggcctggttgactccggaccgaggggactggatgtgagtacgcggatatgcctctcggccgactagttgccgagaccgaaacccaagtgacaggccgacgggcttcgtcggttaggctgtccaatacgttgacttgctgtcttttggctttgaccttgttcaatatgttgactcggtcagcgggtgcagaatatgccccatcaatttgcccccagcgtagtctatgtcgtggtatggaccttcgatgtgtgttgagcgtattctgcgcatgttgaacttctgcctcggcttggttctgttcaggtcgtaccatatcccccctccacatggttgtgtaatggacatccgatgtggaaaagaaaatggtgctggccgagaccagggttgaggatgccgtgtgcttttgattgcccccggccggtgctgcaagcttggttgatcagctggccgtttagcaagtagataccaaggagcgtgtcgaagaagattcatcactgtatgtcgattgaccttccgtggttgcatgcttgacacgtggcttggtgCTGATTGGtagacgcttcatgggctttgctctgattggtccactgaatgggctttgctctataaatagagcagttagcccctcattttggccatcaaacttcattttctcaaaaaatttcctctctcttagctttttcgaagaaatttctctctagtcttcaaagcgttactcggcgtaacactttctttcaaggtaaacaaacaaatttttccaacttttatttgttaagtatttattgtcgccatgtcttctgctgatgctcaacccagtacctctgcgccggggggcgaaccgtcgcgtcctgatgaacaggagccactggttgtcaccccgatagggttcggggggcgcttgtcgccttctcctgaagttgatgagaaatatttggagggttttgatgatgatgatgatgaaaagaCCCAATCCGACTCAGAGAGGCCGCATTATtcgtggcacggcgaagcctgctcgatcaatcctgatcgtgtttggacgaataagttcgctagttgttccggtcctgatctttttgaagaccattactccttcggcagggggtatagaattgttgtccctgagggtgatcaggcagtctgttgccctcccgaaggctgtatcggcgtgtacatcagacatctggagtatgggctccgatgtcctcttaatgaacacgtcgccgccataatcaaagccatgaacgtcgccgtggcacaactgcatccgttggccattaggactattattggcttcgtgtggctttgtctctttaagggggaggccccaacggttaacctgttccgccggcttcatcatcttcggcagactaccctaggtggcacggggtggtacagcgtgcagacggagccgggttacgtgaccGTCTCTAAGCTGacctcttgcaaggactggaaggggcggtgggtatatgttgaggtgccggaggactatccactgccccggtccttccagagccgcgtcaacttgcggtgtgagagtcagggggagcatgatagatatgtctcccggaataagcttaagatggacgccaagaaggtctatcttaaggaggacgaagagcgggcaatgagcctgttcgaggctgagaaggatggcacgccgaagggatggatgcccccgacgcagatcgtccttcaagacgagctgctttgccatgtcggcctcataccggccctcggccagggtgagtggggtcggtgtgaggcccacttttgctttttatgcttctgtatttgcCCCGGTTTACTTtttttacttaactcttgctttgtttcttgcagatcgattcgGCCGGGATCTCTCCGTCTCTATCCTAAAAAAGTTGGGACTCGGC from Silene latifolia isolate original U9 population chromosome 10, ASM4854445v1, whole genome shotgun sequence encodes:
- the LOC141607169 gene encoding uncharacterized protein LOC141607169, whose product is MSTYESLIPSANAIIETSYPLYLHPAESAHPIVVDTKLSGIENYHEWKRQMEFNICTRRKLRMLTGLVKKPTNNSLREAAWDTCNSLLISWILHNVEPQIKRSVMYSETAKDIWDYLQRQFSVSNGARKFRLNKDLDDLEQGEKTICSCNLSTERSTKENYKTNVKVKAENAAFFADQTPPDTRQTCPACKKKGHVREKCWRVVGYPAGHRMAKYFPAKPEGANFQSTYDSAGTSFKGHKTGASKGRFQKYPNKGRMAANAMTGEGSAEMAGAITLTTEQFEQLMSNQKGKGMSTYPETEDKMEANFAGMALISCNNVNVSSYEWIIDSGAYDHMISDLRLLENCKELKEKPKISLPNGGASHVSHTGSFQLKNGMKLNKVLYVPTFKHNLLSLQKLIKDEHCIVLFYEHVCAIHDSHTKKIRALGKEDKGIYYLVNSAISPQTSLASVSVGKCDSELCNINSYFVSSTGMNETEGIIFNSSDASHDLCKDLPIINEKDGDIWHLWDKDKFQPRGIPCIFLGYPLSQKGYRVYDIVKKHVFVSRDVKFYEKVFPCKIKRFGAYLHSLQPELSSPVNNDIFVPHDDPLHSSNPYAEPNIGSAFEDLHDSVTRETSTAPTRPPRTRRAPAWAQDFVVDNLVMAPIPIANVAQFYLTTEDATVFTGHAVDKVWVQAMNLEIQALDANHTWLLTELPKGRQAIGFKWIFKTKYNPDGSIERHKARLVIQGFKQRYGLDYEETFAPVAKMSTVTAMAPSPCQDRGSVNLSPLARLIILFIKQHHVKTTVVLVYVDDMVIAGDDLTEMVALKAQLSSAFLMKDLGELKYLLGLEIDRSSAGIFISQRRYTLDLLSTFGMHKSKALRLPVNHVLKLEPGKGIPLPQPDIYIKLVGKLIYLTISRPDISFSVQMLSQFLQSPTSDHMQAARRVLKYLKSAPGQGVLFASSSAARLTAYCDSDWASCAYNRKSTIGYCVLLRQSPISWKSKKQSVVSRSSTEAEYRATAMTTCEITWLFHLLQDLGLSHLGPAHLKCDNQAALAIAANPVYHERTKHIEVDCHFIREKIQQGLLTTSYVNTKEQVADILTKSCPVSQHHYLMSKMGVSTGLHSHLEG